The genomic DNA TATGGATGCCAGCCGTTCCACTTGAACATATGGATAGTCGGCATCGAGCCGACTTTTTGGAAGAAAATATGGGATCAATTCTCAAAACTATTACAGATCACTGGACCCAAGGAACTCAACAGTGACCTAGTCAAACTACGGCTGTATATTGACAGTCGCAGAACGGTTGCGCTATCATAAGTATGTCCTAGTAATATGTGTGTCATATCTAATAACTGAATGTCCTACGTAGAATGGGGGGAAAATGATGAGCAACGAAAAACATGACGTAACCAGGCGTCAATTTCTCAACTACACATTAACAGGCGTAGGTGGCTTTATGGCAGCCGGCATGTTAATGCCAATGGTAAGGTTTGCGGTAGATCCATTGTTGAAGGAAGATAAGGAAACTAAGTTTGTACAAGTAGATATGAAGGAAAGCGATGTGACCGAAACCCCTGTTAAGAAAACACTTACCCGAGATGTTGTTGATGGCTGGCATGAATTTGAAGAGGAGAAAACGGCTTACATACTTAAAGGTGAAGACGGCGGTATTTTAGCTCTCTCGCCAATTTGTACCCATCTTGGTTGTACCGTGGGTTGGGAAGCTTCTGGACACGCGAATCACTTTTATTGTCCGTGTCATGGCGGCACATATACCAAATATGGTGTCAACTTGCCGGGTACCCCGCCTCCGGCACCGCTTCATGCCTACGAGGTTAAAGTTAAAGATGATGGTTATATTTATTTAGGTGAAGCTAAACCGAGAGGAGGGGCTTAATCGATGCTGAACAAACTATATGATTGGGTTGATGAACGGCTTGATATCACTCCCATGTGGCGTGATTTAGCCGATCATGAAGTACCCGAGCACGTTAACCCCGCCTACCATTTCTCCGCCTTTGTCTATTGTTTTGGCGGGTTAACGTTTTTTACCATTGTGATTCAAATTTTATCCGGTATGTTCCTAACAATGTACTATGTGCCTGACGTTGGTCGAGCTTGGGACTCTGTTCAATATTTGCAGAATGAAGTGGCTTATGGACAAATTGTTCGTGGCATGCACCACTGGGGTGCTAGTGTTACGATTGTTATGGTCTTCCTACATACGCTCCGAGTCTTTTTCACCGGTGCTTACAAAAAGCCACGTGAACTAAATTGGGTTGTCGGTGTCTTGCTATTCTTTGTCATTCTTGGCTTAGGTTTTACTGGATACCTTCTCCCTTGGGACATGAAAGCTTTGTTTGCAACGAAGGTAGGATTGCAGATTGCTGAGTCGATACCGTTCATTGGCGATTGGGCGAAATTATTATTACAAGGAAGCGATGTTGTCGGTGCTCAGACAATCGCGCGTTTTTTTGCTATTCACGTGTTCTTCCTTCCTGCAGCTTTACTAGGTTTAATGGGAGCACACTTCATTATGATTCGGAAACAAGGGATCTCTGGACCACTTTAGGTTACTTTTTAAAACAAAGGAGGGAGACTTATGCATCGCGGTAAAGGTATGAAGTTTGTCGGTGATTCACGTGTTCCTCAAAAGAAGGGGTTCATACCTCCAAAGGATTATTCAGAATATCCGCATAAAACTGAAGCATTTTTGCCTAACTTTTTATTAAAAGAATGGATGGTTGGTGCTGTATTTCTTGTCGGATTTCTAGTTATGACGATAGCGGAAGAACCGCCGTTGGAAAAAGAGGCAGATCCGACAGCTTCCGGTTACATACCGCTGCCTGACTGGTATTTTCTATTTCTTTATCAGTTATTGAAATATCCATATGCTTCCGGTGATTATAAAGTGATTGGAACGATTCTCATCCCTGGTTTGGCTTTTGGGGCCTTATTACTTGCACCTTGGCTCGACCGTGGCTTTGATCGCCGTCCATTAAAACGACCGGTTGCGACGTTGGCAATGTTATTGGCAATTGTAGGCGTCTACTATTTAACTTGGGAATCCGGTGTTACTCATAACTGGAAACAGGCAGCTCAACAAGGAAAAATTGTTGAGAAAGTAAACATTGATAAAAGCTCAGCAGGATATAAGCTTTTCAAGGAAAATAATTGTGTCAGTTGTCACGGCGGTAATATGCAAGGTGATGGTCCCGGACCATCGCTTGTTGGAAAGAACTTAAAGCCTGATCACGTAGCGGATGTCGCGAAAAACGGGGTCCCGCCAAATATGCCTGCTGGTGTATTTAAAGGGACAGATAAAGAATTGAAACAACTTGCTGAATTTGTATCAAAAGTAAGTAAGAAATAAGCTGGCTAATTTAATTAGTCAGCTTTTTCTTAATTCAAGGGAAGGGAACGTCAAGATGGGCTTTTATCAATATTTTTTGAAACAAAAACCTTTGCTATGGCTGCTTTTTGTCGGTAATGTTCTTGGGACAGTTTATGGGTATTATTGGTATGGGAGTCAATTGTCACATACACCTTGGTATTTTATGCCGTTTGTTCCGGATAGTCCGACAGCAAGCTTGTTCTTTTGCTTGGTTCTATTGGGCTTTCTTATGAACAAACATTTTCCGCTAATGGAAGCGTTAGCCGTGATGACCCTATTTAAGTATGGCGTCTGGGCTGTCGGCATGAATATTACATCAGGATTGCTGGGACAATCGTTAACATTCACTCATTATATGCTCATTGTGTCTCATGCGTGGATGGCGATTCAGGGCTTGCTATACATGCCGTTTTATCGGGTTAAACCGATTCATCTATGGGTGGCCGGTTTATGGTTAGTTCACAATGAAATCATTGATTATATATTTGATCAAATGCCCGAGTATCCGTTCCTTAATGAGTATCAGTCCGTTATTGGTTATTTAACTTTCTGGTTAAGTGTATTGACGATTGTTTTAGTTTATTTCACTTGTGGCTCTGTTAAACGTGACGGTTGATTTCACTCCAGGCGTTCGTTTTCCACGACCTTATTTATAAGTATCATCGTTACCATGCTTTAACTGAACAATAGGTCTACTCTCGTCCCATCTAGCATAAAAATGACTGTAAGGGAGGGGGACGAGACGTATGAAGGGTTTTGTCTATTGTGGCATGACGCTCTTGTTCATTCTGCTTATACCGGCCACCGGTTTGGCTAAGGAGCCTGAAGAAGCTTGGGACAAACTGTCTGATCTTTCTGACCAGGTCTTTCAACTTACGGAAAGTGGTCATTATCCTGCCGCTGCTGATGCGTTACATCGCTTCGAGGAACAGTGGGAGGATTATAGTGAATTGACAAAAATGACACCGGACAATCATGAACGTATTCTCAAATCGAGTATTGGTAAGTTGGAGCAATACCTGGACTCTTTGGACTTTGATAAGGAAGAAAAACAAGAGGCAGCTACGGAGTTTCGGCTGGTCGTTAACGCTCTGACAGATGATTCAACACCTATGTGGATGCAGTTTCATGATGATATGAACAGTCATTTTGAGCGAATGACAAAAGCTTTGAAGGCGGATGGTAGCAGTCAGTTTCAATATGAATTAAATCAATTTATGAATGATTATGACATGCTATATCCTTCCATGTTGATTGATGTCGATCAATCATCGATGAGAAAGGTTCAACAAGCAGTTCAAGATTTGGCTACTCAAAGCGATCAACTAAGTGCAAACAGCCAATCACAATCACAATCGCTGAAAACTTTGGAAAACCGTGTTCAGACGGCTTTTGAAATGCCTCATTCGTCAAATAAAAACTTGCATTCTTTTCAATGGACAGCGCTTCCAATCGGCGGACTTATCATTTTAACATTATTGTACGTTGCTTGGCGTAAATATCAAGGAGAGAAGTCTTACTCGATTTATTAGAAAACGTCCACCGCTCGATCGGTGGACGTTTTTATTCGTCGAAGAGCGGCCGCTTATTTTCATCAAGCGTAAATCCTTCACCTAAGACATCATGGATATCTTCCACGGCGACAAATGCATGAGGATCTACGCTTGTAATGACATTTTTCAATCGAAAAATCTCATTACGGCTGACGACACAATATAATACATCGCGGTTATGACCTGTATAGCCGCCGCGTGCAGAAAGCAGGGTTGCGCTGCGGTCGAGTTCTTTAATAATTTTTTGGGCAATCACTTCGTTATGATTGGATATGATCATGACAGAATTGGCTGCATAAGCTCCTTTTTGAATAAAATCAATCACTTGTGCTGCAACAAAAACCGCGACAAGCGTGTACATTGCTTGTTTGATGTCAAGATAAATTAAAGACGATATGATAACAACAGCATCAATAACGAACATGGTTTTGCCCATTTGCATACCAAAATATTTATTACAGAGACGTGCAATGATATCCGTACCACCTGTTGTTCCGCCATAACGGAAAATAATACCGAGACCACTTCCGATAGAAACACCGGCGAATAGCGCGACAAGCGTCATATCTTCTTGGAGAGGAAAATTAAATGTGATTAAATATTGGAAAATCCAAATTGAAATGGATAAAGCAGTTGTACCAATAATGGTATAGATAAACATCGATCGACCCAACAGGCGCCAACCAATGATAAACAAGGGAAGATTTAAAATAATATTGCTGATACCGGGATCAATCGCGAATAGGTTGTATAAAATCAGGGTAATCCCGGTGAGCCCGCCTTCACCTAAATTATTTTGCATATTAAAATTGACAAGACCAAAGCCAAAAATCAATGATCCCAATAGTATAAAGACAACATTTTTTGTTTTGATAGGTATGCGCATGTTAACCCTCCAAGATTAATTTGCCACAACGATACAAGTATAATGAAACTTCGCGCATCCTTCAAACATTAAATTATTTGTCAAACGCTGTCTTAATCCGCTAATATAACTACATAAGGGTTATTAGGGGAGACTTGAGAAATGTCAGAAAAACAAACGATAGAATTGATGCAAAAACAAGTTGACGACTATATTAGTCAGTTTAAAGAAGGTTACTTTTCACCACTCGCCTTAACGGCCCGGCTAACGGAAGAGTTGGGTGAGCTTGCGCGGGAAATCAATCACTATCATGGTGAGAAGCCGAAGAAATCAACGGAAGCAGCGAATACGGTGGAAGAAGAATTGGGTGATTTATTATTCGTTGTGATTTGTATGGCTAATTCATTAAATATTGATTTAAGTGAAGCCTTACAGCGTGTGTTGGACAAGTTCAATACACGTGATCAAGATCGCTGGACAAAAATTGATACAGAGGGGGATAGATAATGGCACAAACCATTAACATTGCCGTGGCTGGTCCAAGAGGAAAAATGGGGTCTGAGGCGATACATATGATTCAAGAAACGTCTCATTTTAACTTAGCTGGTGTCATTGATCACAAGCATGAAGGAAAAATGGTGGCGGATCTGCCGGGGCTGCCCGAATTAGAACGGCCCGTTTATACAGATATTGACCGTTGCTTTTCCAATGAAACGGTAGATGTCTTAATTGATTTTACGCATCCTGATATTGGTAAAAAACATATTCAAAAAGCGATTAATTATAATATTCGTCCCGTAATCGGTACTTCCGGATTCACGAGTGAAGATGTCGATTATTTTACAAAGGAAGCTAAGGCAAAAGAGTTGGGGGGAATGATCGCACCTAACTTCGCTGTCGGTGCTGTCCTTATGATGAAATTTAGTCAAATGGCTGCCAAATATTTACCGGATGTCGAAATTATTGAGAAACACCATGATCAGAAGAAAGATGCTCCATCTGGAACGGCGGTTAAAACTGCTGAAATGATTCATAACAACCGGGAAGAGATGACACAAGGTCATCCCGAAGAACAAGAGCTTATTCAAGGTGCTCGCGGTGCGGAAGATCAAGGTTTAAGAATACATAGTGTCCGTTTACCTGGCTTGGTGGCTCATCAAGAAGTAATCTTTGGCGGAGACGGTCAGTTATTAACGGTCAAACATGATTCGTTTAATCGTAAGTCATTTATGTCGGGTGTTCGTTATGCCGTTGATACTGTCATGAATTTAGACACAATTGTATATGGCCTAGATCAAATAATGGATTGAGGGATGATCATGAAAATTGCTTTAATTGCTCATGACAAAAAGAAAGACGACCTTGTCCAGTTTTCCCTAGCTTATCAACCGATATTAAAGGATCATGAACTGTTTGCTACGGGGACAACCGGAAGTCGTGTCATGGAAGCGACAGGTCTTGATATTTACCGTTTTCAATCAGGGCCATTAGGTGGCGATCAGCAAGTCGGGGCCCGGATTGCCCAAAATGATATGGACTTAATTATTTTCTTTCGTGATCCACTAACGGCACAACCTCATGAGCCGGATATTAATGCTTTGATTCGTTTAGCTGATGTGTATAGTATCCCGCTCGCAACCAATATGGCAACCGCTGAAATTTTGATGCATGCCCTTGAACGCGGTGAGCTGCATTGGCGTGAGGTCATTCGTTCTAGGCAGCAACAAGATTAGCAAAGAGATAGGGGAGAGCTATATGACACTTAAAATTGGTATTACTTGTTATCCAACGGTAGGCGGTTCCGGGGTCGTTGCTACCGAGTTAGGAAAGAAGTTGGCAGAGAAAGGTCATGAAGTTCATTTCATTACATCCAGCCTCCCCTTTAGACTGGAAAAAGCCCCTAGAAACATTTACTTTCATGAGGTGGAAGTCAACCAATATGCTGTTTTCCGTTATCCACCTTATGATTTAACGCTCGCCAGTAAGATGGCTGAAGTAGCTAAAAGGGAAGGTCTAGATTTATTGCACGTTCATTATGCTGTTCCACACGCGGTCTGTGCTTATCTTGCCAAACAAATGGTTGGCGATTCGCTCAAAATTGTAACAACCCTTCATGGGACTGATATAACGGTTTTAGGCTATGATCCCTCATTAAGCCATATGATTCGTTTCGGTATTGACTACTCGGATGCGGTGACGGCTGTATCTAATGACTTGATTAGGCAAACACAGGAACTGTTAGGAACGTCAAAACCGATTATACCTGTATACAATTTTGTTGATGAGGCGACTTACCATGAACTTGATTCCGGTGATTTAAAAGCAGATTTGGGCATTCAAGCAGATGAGAAGGTGATTGTTCACATTTCGAACTTCCGAAGAGTGAAACGTGTACCTGATGTTGTGGAGGCATTCGCAAACATTCGTAAGTCAGTTAAAGCGAAGTTACTTCTAATTGGGGATGGACCTGAATTAACGGTTTCAACGTCCTTAGCTGAACAGCTTGGTATTCGCGATGACATTATTGTTTTAGGGAAACAGGAAAATGTCTCTGATATCTTATCAATCAGCGACTTAGCCATGCTGCTATCAGCTAAGGAAAGCTTTGGGTTGATCTTGCTTGAAGCGGCTTCATGCGGAGTGCCAGCCATAGGGACAGCGGTGGGCGGCATTCCTGAAGTGATTGAAAATGATGCCAGCGGATTTATCGTTGATGTGGGAGATACGGAAGCCGCCGCCACAAAGGCTGTGCAATTATTGACGGATTCAACACTTCATGAATCTATGGCCCGTCACGCGGTTGAACTTGCGAGAACGCGGTTTCATTCAGACAAGATTGTAGAACAATACGAAGCTGTGTATCATCAAGTGTTAGAGGGTCAGGAGGTCTAACAGTGATGTCCCAACGATTTGAACAAGCTGCACCTGTTTTACACATATTAAACGAGGCGGGTTATGCCGCCTATTTTGTCGGGGGTTCGGTCAGGGATTTCTATTTAGGTCGGGATATTGCGGATGTCGATATTGCAACATCGGCAACGCCACATCAAGTTATGGACTTGTTTGACAAAACGTTTCCCATCGGTATTGAACATGGCACTGTTTTGGTTCGCTTTCAACATAACGATTATGAGATTACCACATTTCGATCAGAAGCGGATTACGATGATTTTAGGCATCCATCAACGGTCCGCTTTGAAACGTCTATTGAGAGCGATTTACAACGCCGCGATTTTACCATGAATGCAATGGCACTTGATAAGCATCAAGAATTATTGGACCCTTATGGAGGTCGTGTTGACTTAAGCAAGTATCTGTTACGGACAGTAGGTCGAGCGAATGACCGTTTTCAAGAGGACCCGCTTCGCATTTTACGCGGGACGAGGTTCTCTGCCCAATTAGGCGTTTCTCCAACTGAAGTGACAACATCAGCGATGCAAAATCAGGCGCATCTTTTAGAAAAAATTGCGATTGAAAGAATCCATACTGAATTCACAAAGCTGCTTGCGGGCCGCTATTTAAAACATGGGATTAATTTGTTGATTCAAACGAACTTGCATCATTATTTACCCTATATGGCCCGGCGATCCGATGAATTATTGAAATTGGGGCAAGACCATCTTTGGCAATTGGATACGAATGATCAACGCTGGGCGGCTTGCCTATATCGGCTGGATTTAGGCGATGATCTGGCCTTTTTTTTAAAACGATGGCGATTTTCCAAAAAAAGTTCTGGGCATATTCAAGTCTTAGTGAATGGACTTAAAACCTTCAGAAGGGAACACTTAACGCCATGGTTGATCTATCGGACAGGTATTCAAGCCTCGCGCCAAATTAGTGCCATAATAGATCTTTTAAATTCGGGAGAGGGAACATATGTACAGAGGGTTGAAGCAATGATTGAACAACTTCCTATTCATTCCAGAGCAGAATTGTTTGTCGATGGGCATGATTTGGTATGTTGGATTGAGCAGAAGCCGGGTCCATGGATTGCGGAAGCTCTAGAGCGGATTGAAAAAGCTGTCACCTCGCATCAGGTTTTAAATCAAAGTGATGCCATCAGAAGGTGGGTGGAAACGTGTCTGAAACCAGAAATGAAATTTTGAAGCAACTTATCATCCATAAAGGTGAATATGTTTCCGGACAAATGCTTAGCGATGCCATTGGTTGTTCCCGAACAGCCGTCTGGAAACAGGTTAAAGAGCTTATTCATGGCGGTTATGAGATTGAATCCGTTAATAGAAAGGGTTATCGTTTATTAAGTTCAAGCGGTCAACTAACGGTTACTGAAATTCAAACAGGCTTGAATACACAAACATTGGGGACGCGTATACATTTATATGATCAATTGCCGTCAACGCAAAAAAAAGCCCATTATTTCGCGGAGGAAGGAGCAGAAGAAGGGACAATTGTAATTGCTGAAGAGCAAACACAAGGACGGGGCCGTTTAGGCCGTGCCTGGCATTCTCCAAAAGGAACAGGTATATGGATGAGTACGATGCTCCGACCTGATATTAAACCGCGCCAAGCCCCGCAGTTGACACTATTAACGGCTGTAGCTCTTGTCAAAGCAATAAAAAAGGCTGTAGGCATTGAATGTCAAATTAAATGGCCGAATGATATTTTATATAAGGGCAAAAAGCTTGTCGGCATTTTAACAGAGTTACAGACGGAAACGGATTCAATCAGGGCTGTGTTGGTTGGGACCGGACTGAATGTCAATCAATCAAAGGAAGACATACCAGAGAATCTCCATGACGTGGCGACTTCGCTTAAGATCATCAAGGGTGAAGAGGTGGATCGGATACGTCTGATACAGTGTATTTTAGAAGCTTTTGAATCGCTATATCTGACTTACTTACAAGAAGGGTTTAACATCATTAGATTGATGTGGGAAAGCTATGCTTTAACAATCGGTCAATCCTTGACAGCACAAGCGACTAACGGTGAAACGGTGACAGGCATCGCCCAAGGCATTGATGAAGCAGGGCTATTACTTCTTAAGGATGAACAGGGAACGCAATATAAGGTTTTGTCCGCTAATATTCGTTCGGTTTAATAACGAAGGGAGCATTGATGATGACATCCATTGGAACGTTTCGGACCATGAAGCAACAGAATGAATCGATTGCTATGATTACTGCATACGATTATCCGTCGGCTAAGCTCGTCGAAAGTGCTGATGTCGATATGATATTGGTCGGGGATTCCGTCGGTATGGTGGCTATGGGATATGATTCAACGGTACCGGTGACGTTGGATGATATGGTGCTACATACAAAAGCTGTTAAACGCGGTGCCAAACATGTTTTTACCGTCACGGATCTTCCATTTATGACTTATCATGGATTGATTTCTGAAACATTGACAAATGCTAGGCGATTAATGCAAGACGGCGGATGTGATGCTATCAAAATGGAAGGGGCAGGTCCTATCTGTGACCACATTCGAACTTTAACACGAGCTGGTGTACCCATTGTTGCTCATTTAGGACTTACACCCCAATCCGCCGGTGTACTGGGAGGATATAAGGTACAAGGCAAAGGTTTGAAAGATGCCAAGCAATTAATCAATGATGCCAAATCCGTTGAAGACGCTGGCGCATTTGCTTTGGTCTTGGAGTGTGTTCCACAACAACTTGCACAGAAAATCACAACACACTTAACAATCCCCGTTATCGGTATTGGAGCTGGTGCCGGAACTGATGGCCAAGTGCTTGTCTATCATGATGTTATTGGCTATGGAGTGGAGCACGTTCCAAAGTTTGTGAAGCAATATGCTCAAGTGGGTGAAACGATTCAGCAAGCGATTTTGGACTATATTCAAGATGTTAAAAATGACGCCTTTCCTTCCGATGATCATAGCTTCAACATGCAAGAGGATACATTAAAGGCTCTTAATAAAAGCAGGGATCAATCATGAAAGTGGTTACAACTCCAAGGGAATATCAATCGCTAATCGCTGATTATCAAAATGAGGGTCAATCGATCGCCTTCGTACCAACGATGGGTTTTTTACATGAAGGTCACTTATCATTGATTGATAAGGCTAAAAAAAAGTCTGATATTGTTGTTATGAGTATTTTTGTTAATCCGACCCAATTTGGCCCGAATGAAGATTTTGACAGTTATCCAAGGAATCTGTCAAGAGACAAGGTTTTAGCTGAGCAATATGGCGTCCATATCGTATTCATTCCTAAGGTGGAGGATATGTATCCTAATAACCGGATGTTTATGGTGAATGTTTTGGATCGTGTTGATGTCTTATGCGGAGCCAGTCGGCCAGGTCACTTTGACGGGGTTGCGACAGTGTTGTTAAAGCTTTTCAACATCATCCGACCGGATACTGCTTTCTTTGGCATGAAGGACGCCCAACAATTGGCAGTTGTTAAAGGTCTGGTTGAAAGTTTTCATATGCCTGTGACCGTTGTGGGCTGTCCGACCGTTCGTGAGGCCGATGGGTTAGCGAAAAGTTCTCGCAATGTTCGTTTAACCGACATTGAAAGGACAGAGGCCGTTCATATTTTTAAAGTGCTTGAAAAGGCGAAACATGATTATGAACAAGGGGTTTTAGCTATTCAGTCGATTCAATCGACCGTTTTAAATGAACTAAATAGGTATATTAAGAATGGAAGCATTGATTATGTAGAGGTTTACACTTATCCTGAACTTAATTTTCAATTTGAAACAGCTAACCAAATGATCATTGCTGTTGCCATTCAATATTCACAAGCTCGACTGATCGATAATGTTGTGATTGAACTTTAATGAGTTGATTCTTGCCAAATCGATTGTTTTTGATTACGATAAGAGATGAAAAAAACGAAACCCGCGGTAAGGTTTCGTTTAAAAGTGTCTGGGTTAGGTTAGGTGATTTTCCCTTTGCTATCTGGGTAGTTATAGTGTAAGCACCACCTGCTGCGACTATGAATAGAAAGTTTTGTGTCAAGGAGGATATCAATGGGAGAACAAGCAGAATTGGTTTCAACTGTCAATATTCAACGCATGGATGAATTATATCAAATCATCGATATTCTAAATAAAACGTTGAAGCATCAGGGCTACATATTTGGATTGTCGCAGCATGAGGAACAGTGGGTGTTTCGTATTTATCAGACACAAGTGAATGGATCATCATGAAAAAAATTATTTTCTCGATCTTAGCCGTTGTAGCCTTGCTCGTTTGGCAAGGTTGGAGTATTTATGATGATGCTCGAGGCTATCAGAATAAGCAAATCAATGCTGCAAAAGAGACACTTAAGAATCGAGCGGATGTCAAAACCATTAAGAATATACATCCGTACTATGGATCGAAAACGTATATGATTGCCAATGTAAAACTTAAAAAAGGTTCTGAAGCCTATATTTGGTTACCTCAAGCAGATGATGGAACAGTGGTTGTCAAATCAGCTGAAGAAGGTGTGACGGCGGATCAAGTTGCTGAAACGGTTCGTAAGACAGAAGGTGTTAAGTCGGTGGTCGATGTGACATTAGGAATGTTTAACGGAATACCAGCATGGGAGATCAAATATATCACTGAAAACGATCAATATGTATTTGGCTATTATGCATTTGCAAATGGTGATTATATGAACAATATTAAAATTAGTTAGTATGAAGGGATGGCGGTTTATTTTTATGGAATTATCCAATCGGGCGGAACAAATTACACCATCATCGACATTAGCCATCACAGCTAAAGCTAATGAATTAAAAAGCCAAGGGCACGATGTCATCGGTTTGGCAGCAGGTGAACCAGATTATAATACACCCAACCACATTATTCAAGCAGCTACGGAAGCCGCTAAGAATGGTCATACGAAATATACCCCATCAGGTGGCATGCCGGCCTTAAAGGAAGCGATTAAAGATAAGTTCCAAAATGATCAAGGGCTTAATTATGAAACCAATAATATTATCGTGACAACGGGAGCCAAACACGCCTTATATTTAACGTTTCAAGCTTTGATTAATCCAGGTGATGAAGTCATCATTCCGGCACCATATTGGGTCAGCTATCCCGAGCAAGTAAAATTGGCTGGCGGAAATCCGGTAGTTATCCCCGCTTTGGAAGATCATCACTTCAGAATAACTGTGGACCAACTTAGAGGCGTCGTAACCGAGAAAACGAAAGCGTTGGTTATCAATTCACCGAGTAACCCAACAGGGATGATATACAAACCTGAAGAACTTAAAGCTATTGGTAAGTTTTGTCTAGAAAATGGCATAACTGTGGTTTCAGATGAAATTTATGAGACGTTGATTTATGATGGTGCTGAGGTAACATCAATGGCCTCCTTGTCACCTGAACTGAAAGACAATACGGTTATTATAAATGGTGTTTCTAAATCACATGCTATGACAGGATGGCGTATTGGATACGCAGCGGGACCGTCTGATATGATTAAAGCTATGACCAATATTGCAAGTCACAGTACATCTAATCCGGCATCAATATCCCAACATGCTGCTTTGGCAGCTTATACAGGACCTCAAGAGCCTTTGAAGGACATGAGGGATGCGTTTGAGGAACGACTGAATTATGCCTTTGAGCGTGTTATTAATATTCCAGGATTAGCATGCATAAAACCTAAAGGCGCTTTTTACTTGTTCCCAAATGCACGTAAGGCAAGTGAGATGTGTGGTTTTAATCATGTATCGGAATGGGTTAAAGCATTGCTTGAAGAACAGAAAGTCGGGTTAGTCCCAGGTGAAGGATTTGGCGCTCCTGATTATGTAAGATTGTCCTATGCCATATCATTGGAACAAATGAAAGAAGCGCTAGATCGTATTAACCAATTCATGGAAGATCATATTTAGTAACAATTTGGGTTGGAGGTAGTCGCATGAAGACGACGATTTCGCAAGTGCATCAATTCGTCGGTCAAGACATTAAAATCGGTGTTTGGCTGGCCAACAAACGTTCAAGCGGAAAGATTCAATTTTTACAACTTAGAGATGGAACAGGTTTTATACAAGGCGTCATCGTTAAAAAAGCCGTTTCTGAAGCAGCTTGGGAGGCGGCACAACAACTGACCCAAGAAAGTTCCTTTTATGTCTACGGAAC from Tuberibacillus sp. Marseille-P3662 includes the following:
- the mgsA gene encoding methylglyoxal synthase; translated protein: MKIALIAHDKKKDDLVQFSLAYQPILKDHELFATGTTGSRVMEATGLDIYRFQSGPLGGDQQVGARIAQNDMDLIIFFRDPLTAQPHEPDINALIRLADVYSIPLATNMATAEILMHALERGELHWREVIRSRQQQD
- the bshA gene encoding N-acetyl-alpha-D-glucosaminyl L-malate synthase BshA; this translates as MTLKIGITCYPTVGGSGVVATELGKKLAEKGHEVHFITSSLPFRLEKAPRNIYFHEVEVNQYAVFRYPPYDLTLASKMAEVAKREGLDLLHVHYAVPHAVCAYLAKQMVGDSLKIVTTLHGTDITVLGYDPSLSHMIRFGIDYSDAVTAVSNDLIRQTQELLGTSKPIIPVYNFVDEATYHELDSGDLKADLGIQADEKVIVHISNFRRVKRVPDVVEAFANIRKSVKAKLLLIGDGPELTVSTSLAEQLGIRDDIIVLGKQENVSDILSISDLAMLLSAKESFGLILLEAASCGVPAIGTAVGGIPEVIENDASGFIVDVGDTEAAATKAVQLLTDSTLHESMARHAVELARTRFHSDKIVEQYEAVYHQVLEGQEV
- a CDS encoding CCA tRNA nucleotidyltransferase; translation: MSQRFEQAAPVLHILNEAGYAAYFVGGSVRDFYLGRDIADVDIATSATPHQVMDLFDKTFPIGIEHGTVLVRFQHNDYEITTFRSEADYDDFRHPSTVRFETSIESDLQRRDFTMNAMALDKHQELLDPYGGRVDLSKYLLRTVGRANDRFQEDPLRILRGTRFSAQLGVSPTEVTTSAMQNQAHLLEKIAIERIHTEFTKLLAGRYLKHGINLLIQTNLHHYLPYMARRSDELLKLGQDHLWQLDTNDQRWAACLYRLDLGDDLAFFLKRWRFSKKSSGHIQVLVNGLKTFRREHLTPWLIYRTGIQASRQISAIIDLLNSGEGTYVQRVEAMIEQLPIHSRAELFVDGHDLVCWIEQKPGPWIAEALERIEKAVTSHQVLNQSDAIRRWVETCLKPEMKF
- a CDS encoding biotin--[acetyl-CoA-carboxylase] ligase, producing MSETRNEILKQLIIHKGEYVSGQMLSDAIGCSRTAVWKQVKELIHGGYEIESVNRKGYRLLSSSGQLTVTEIQTGLNTQTLGTRIHLYDQLPSTQKKAHYFAEEGAEEGTIVIAEEQTQGRGRLGRAWHSPKGTGIWMSTMLRPDIKPRQAPQLTLLTAVALVKAIKKAVGIECQIKWPNDILYKGKKLVGILTELQTETDSIRAVLVGTGLNVNQSKEDIPENLHDVATSLKIIKGEEVDRIRLIQCILEAFESLYLTYLQEGFNIIRLMWESYALTIGQSLTAQATNGETVTGIAQGIDEAGLLLLKDEQGTQYKVLSANIRSV
- the panB gene encoding 3-methyl-2-oxobutanoate hydroxymethyltransferase produces the protein MTSIGTFRTMKQQNESIAMITAYDYPSAKLVESADVDMILVGDSVGMVAMGYDSTVPVTLDDMVLHTKAVKRGAKHVFTVTDLPFMTYHGLISETLTNARRLMQDGGCDAIKMEGAGPICDHIRTLTRAGVPIVAHLGLTPQSAGVLGGYKVQGKGLKDAKQLINDAKSVEDAGAFALVLECVPQQLAQKITTHLTIPVIGIGAGAGTDGQVLVYHDVIGYGVEHVPKFVKQYAQVGETIQQAILDYIQDVKNDAFPSDDHSFNMQEDTLKALNKSRDQS
- the panC gene encoding pantoate--beta-alanine ligase, which gives rise to MKVVTTPREYQSLIADYQNEGQSIAFVPTMGFLHEGHLSLIDKAKKKSDIVVMSIFVNPTQFGPNEDFDSYPRNLSRDKVLAEQYGVHIVFIPKVEDMYPNNRMFMVNVLDRVDVLCGASRPGHFDGVATVLLKLFNIIRPDTAFFGMKDAQQLAVVKGLVESFHMPVTVVGCPTVREADGLAKSSRNVRLTDIERTEAVHIFKVLEKAKHDYEQGVLAIQSIQSTVLNELNRYIKNGSIDYVEVYTYPELNFQFETANQMIIAVAIQYSQARLIDNVVIEL
- a CDS encoding YpmA family protein; translation: MGEQAELVSTVNIQRMDELYQIIDILNKTLKHQGYIFGLSQHEEQWVFRIYQTQVNGSS